The Sus scrofa isolate TJ Tabasco breed Duroc chromosome 4, Sscrofa11.1, whole genome shotgun sequence genomic sequence tttttttttttgtctttttagggctgcatccattatatatggaagttcccaggctagggagcaaataGGAGCTGTAAGTGCTGTCCtagaccacaaccacagcaacgccagatctgagctgtgtctgtggcctacgccactgcttatggtaacatgggatccttaacccactgagcgaggtcaggaattgaacctgcatcctcatgaatactagtcagattcatttccactaagccacaatgggcactccatgTTGTACTGTTTTTATTTGGGTGGTCAcattaatttgttaaaataagtcagacagctttctctcttttttaaaaattctcttttcttcatagttttctctttgttctttcaaCATCCATTGATTCTTAATCCTTTCtaggatatatataaatatatacacacacacacaccacacacacataccatctagagatttttccaatttttctccttttcctgattATTAAGCTACTTAAAATTATGAGACATGAATCTTGTCTATACACTCTGCTTGGTATTTTGTGGCTCTTTCAATCTGACCATGTTTGTCATTCATTCTGGgaaaatttctattatttctttgattattttctacCTCTAATCCCAaagttttcttcctctgaaatccATGTTTTGAGTATcatagtttttcatatttttgctttttagggccacaccctcagcatatggaggttcccaggctagggattgagtcggagctatagctgccaacctgcaccacagacacagcagcaccagatccgagccacgtctgtgaacttcaccacagctcacggcaatgctggatccttaacccactgaaagagggccaggaatcaaacccgaaacctcatggttactggtcggattcttttctgcgtgccacaacaggaactctgagtattGTGGTTTTGAGTccctagatttctttctttcttccttcctttctttctcccttctttccttcctttcttcctccctcgtGCTCTCtcgctttttctttctttctttttttgaaccttcttaaattaaagtgtagtcgatttacaatgttatgccactttctgctgtacagcaaagtgagccagtcatacatatatataccttctttttctcatattatcttccatcatagtctattccaagagactgggtatagttccctgtgctctacagcaggacctcattgcttatcctttctaaatgtaacagtttgcatctactaaccccaaactcccagtccatcctgcaccctctccttcccccttggcagccacatgtctattctccatgtctgtgagtctctgctttgtagataagttcattggTGCCATgctttagactccacatataagtgatattatatggtatttgtctctctttctggcAAGTCAGACTTTTACTTCCATGTTCAAGAAGGCTCCCGAGCCTCTCACTGACATTGAAAGACCTTAGGCCCAAATGTCTATAGCTTATTTCATTAAGAAGTTTTTATAATAGTGACAACAGTGAGGGACAACAATCCTTTACAAATACAAGTGTAATTATTTTGCTGGCAAAGCAGAACAGCAATACTAATAGTGATTAGGAAGTCGGAAATACCACGCAGAGAAGCCACACTAATGAATCTGTTAATGTAGAgagtaaataaaagaaggaattgGTACATCTGCGGAGTAAGGATATCTCAGAATTTTGCCTTGCAAACCAATAAAATGTTGGGACCGAAAAGACATGGATTCTCTAAAATGGATTGTCATGAATAGGGAGGTTCAAGCAAGCTTTTGGAGTTTGGGAATGAAACAGTAGAAAGTGAAATTTGTGGTCACTATTGCTCATATTATTCTCTTCGCCTTAAAACTCCTACTCCAGTTTTTGTGGCTCAGCTTAAATGCAACTCCTTCCATAAAAACCCATGCTTCCTTGGGGTAGAGGATTCCTGTGGCAAGGATACCAGTGGATGTTTCATTTCAGGGCAAGTGATAATTGGTTTGGACAGACAATGCCTTGGATTTGGGGCAGTGTCCGGGAGGTGTTGCGATTTGTCAAAAGTCATGCAAATGTAAGTGTCATAAAACcaagtaaaataagtaaaaagaaagtttttgggCTAATAGACTTCAGAAGAACTGAGGTGGAACTGGTGTCAGATGAGACTGGATTCACTGACTCAAACAATGTTCTTGGAGGCTCTGCCATCTCTCAGCTCCACTTGAGAATCAAGGCTGGAGAGAGGTGGAAGGCAGGACCACTTGTTTTAGGCATAgggctttaaaattatttcactttttaaaaaagctctgtGCAGCTGTTCAAGAGGAAGTTGTGAACCATATTGAGTTTTGTTGCTGAGAAACTGAACCAAAAATCAATGATCGAATTTGACACGAGAAAGGTTTTTGTTTACATTGGTTTCACCGGAGTGGCAGAGGCCAGAGTCTGGTTTGCTTGGACTGAGGAGAGAACGGGAGATGGGAAAATGGATATTGTCAGTACACATAACGCTTTCCAGAAGTTTTGCTGTAAATGAGGGCAGAACAAAAATGGACCATAGCAGAAGGAGATGAGGAGTCTTAGGatccctccctcctttcactctttccccccttctttcctccctttttcttctcattaaagATTAAACATATTCTAGTGTATTTGTTTGCTGGGGGGAATAATTGAATAAAGATGAGGTATTTAATGATCTAGAAGATAGAATACCTGCAGGAGCAAAATTCCCTGAGTGATCAAGAACGTCTGGGATCCTTTGCAGAAGTGCAAGGGTTGGCCCTAGATATACACAGGGACCATTCATCCCCTGTTATGGGAAGGAGGCAGAATATGTGAGTAAAGTGCAGAAAGATTGGTACACTTGGAGTGGGAGGATGTGTAAGGTTATCAGCTAGCCTTTATAATAGGAAGATCAAATTAATGTTCGAGTAGGTGGTCTAGAGCCGTTATAGCGGTTCCAGAACCAATTATCCAGGCTCCATCTATCTGCCAGCTTCAGCGTGCATCTTACCCACGGTGGTCAAAGGTGATATTCTAGCTCCTATCATCATGCCTCACACCAGGCAAAGGGAAGGGAGAAGTGGAAGGTAGAGCAGATGCCTTCACTTTAAAGGGCACAACCTGGAAATCATCCCTCTTACTTCTGTTCATATCTCACTGGCCAGAACATACTCACATTCTCATTcccagctgcaagggaggctgggaaattcaTTGGCTAGGTGACCATGTGCCCAACCACCAATGCCACTCTTACTGTAGGAGAAGTGGAGAATGGACACTGGGGAGCTAGAAGCCCCTGCTACAAAAGGTATGGTCATTCTTCTCTGATGACTTCTATTTctcaataaagaaaaagtgaatgctgggagttcccatcgtggctcagtggaaacaaatctgactagtatctgtgaggatgtaggttcaatccctggcctcactcagtgggttaaggatccagtgtttctgtgagctgtggtgtaggttgcaggtgcagctcagatcccgatttgctgtggctgtggctgtggccagtggctgcagctctgatttggtccctagcctgggaacctccgagggtgtggccctcaaaagacaaaaaaataaaataaaaaaaattttgaatgctGAGTATAAGAATGGATGAGATTTGGGGgtaagaagagaggaggagaaaaataatcATCCTGAAGGGTGATTTCAGTAGGGAACGGTACTAAGATTGCCAGGCATCATGGAGAAACTACTTGAATTTTGTGAATAAAGGAAATGGCAGGGTCAGATCATCCTGACACCTCCCTAAACCCTGACATATTGAGAAAATATGAAGACACATTGGCATATGGTATATTTGTGATCAAGCACATGTTTCACTGCACCagagatttcttaaaaattaaattcaatgcGCTAAGAAAAATTTGTCCTTGGCTCAGAAAATGGCATGTTTGTTTTCAGCATTTCCCAATCTGTCAACTAGAGGCCTCTGTAAAGGGTGAGCCATGATGGTCAGCTCCAGAGGCTCTTCGCTTTCTTCCAGAAAACCCAATGACCCAATGACTTGGGCTGAAGAAGGTGCTAGAGTTGCAGCTATCATGTGCAATCAGATGGCTATTCTTCTACTAAGATAAGATTTTCCATTATTTCACAGGATAGACAGCCAAAGTGGAGTCCTTGGAGAGCTTCTTCATTTCTCCTGTCACAGAGGTGACTCAGTAGTCACAGGAGTTTGTAATAAATAACCCACATCGATTTCTCTGTTCTGGAACTATgttgcttcccttcctcccagagCCCTGACACTGCGAGAAGCAGAATTGGAAGTCATTTACATAGTGGCACAGACGCTTCTACTGCCTTGGGTATAAATCCAGGCAGGATGGGGCAAGTCTTGAGAGGAGGGATCTAGGACTTCTAGTCCCTGAGCTTTCAACCAAAGGCATCTTCTCCAAGGGGGTGAATCCATATTCTGTTACCACTGGCAGCAGAGAGTGACATGGAGAAGCAGTTGTGGTGTTTCCTGGTCTTGATCAGCTTCTCCAATGCTTTTGGCCAGTCAGGTAGGGGCTACCTGGGGCTATGCCAGCGATTTGATCTGAACGATGAAGGTGAAGTCAGAGGAACATCCAGCCTagacgagtgtgtgtgtgtgtgtgtgtgtgtgtgtgtgtgtgtgtgtgtgtgtgtgcgcgcgcataaCTGAGGAACAATCAGTCTATTTCTCAAGCCCAAATTCTATATGTAAGGAATAGATCTTTGTGATTTGAGaaatttctcctctctcttctgttttccatCTCACAGACTTGCATAAGAAGGCCTTTGTGTTTCCCCAAGAGTCGGATAATTCCTACGTGTCCCTGAAAGCGCAGTTAAAGAAGCCACTCAAGGCCTTTACCGTGTGTCTCCATATCTACTCAGAACTGGCCTCAACCCGTGGGTACAGCGTTTTCTCTTATGCCACCAAAAAACAACCTAACGAGATCCTCATATTTTGGTCTAAGGGCAGAGGATATATTCTTGGAGTGCGTGGGACTGAGGTATTATTCAAGAGTCCTGAAAACACCGCAGCTCCGACACACATCTGTGCCAGCTGGGAGTCCGCCTCTGGGATTGCAGAGTTCTGGGTGGACGGGAAGCCCAAGGTGAGGAAGAGCCTGGAGAAGGGAGCCTCCGTGGAGGCAGAGGCAAGCATTAtcctggggcaggagcaggaCACATTCGCTGGGGAGTATGAGAAGAACCAGTGTTTGGTGGGGGACATTGGAGATGTGAACATGTGGGACTATGTGTTGTCACCAGAGGAGATTAGCACTGTCTATGCTGGTGGGACCTTCAGTCCTAATGTCCTTAACTGGCGGGCGCTGAGTTATGAAATGAGTGGCGAGGTGTATGTCAAGCCCCAGCTGTGGCCCTGAGGCCATGCCGCTGTGGTCCTGGAGGTGTTTCCTGACAGTTGCACTCTGTGGTTCTAGACTGGCCCCAGCCCCTGTACACACACTGCAAGCCAGCTCTGTGAACACAGGCTCTCACATCCCTGCTCTACCCTCCTCAGTGCCAGAGAGGGCATTCAAGTGTCTGGCTTGGGAGGCTGTGAACTACATTGAgaagttttggttttggtttttggtttttacagCAGGATCAGAATTGCAGGTGTGTTTGGTTctgttattgctattttttttttaagttgaaaaaatCTTAGAGACAATACCTTTCCTTCATGTAGATGAGAAAATTGGGACCCAGAAAggagaactgattttttttttttttaaagtcacaaggAGAATCTTTCTCTGAGTTGAGAAAGGTGTGCTGTCTTCTACCTAATTTCCTACCCAAGACTTCCTAGAAAGTAGGAGGGACTTGCCCTTCCATCTCAGAGTTATGACATTGGGCCAGGTCTTTggaaatgggaactcctaaaaaagacaaaagacaaaaaggaaaaaaaaaaaaaagaaatgggaaaccTAGCAATACTGTACATTCTTCCCATTTCTCAAAGTACCCCAGAAAGGCAATCAGAATGGCCCTAGTAGAGAAGACCTATCTATTTCCCTAGACAAAGTGGAGCATTTAGATGTAGCTACCGTAATTATTAGTGCCAAGGTCTTACAGagccatgttttttgtttgctcaCAGTGATTTCTTAATTTTGTGGTTCTTTCGGGAAACTCTTCTCAAACTCCACCTTTTCCCCAACATACCCAGGCCACAGAGTGGCTGTGACCCACGCTATCCTAATAGAGTAGCCCCAATCCTATTTGGAGATTGGGGGGGATGATTGTATGTTCCTGGAAGGACCAATTTTAGTCTTCCCAGGATTGTTTTATGAACTTTGGGAGTGAGACATCTTCCTGCTGGAATTCCAAGCTATGAGGGTATTAGCCTGAGATCTCCAAAAGCCATCTCATTTAAACATGGAGAAGGAATATGAGGAAAGAAGCCAAGCTGGGACCAGCAGAGCCAAAGGACTGACAGCACAGACAGGCAGCTTTGACTGCCCCATTTGAATTTCTGAGTCACCCTTGCCCAGAACCAGATCTGTATCTGGACGTCCCAACTTACTGAACTAATAAAGCCCTCGTTTACATTAGTGAGTTTCAGCTGTTCTTTAATGGTTGCATTTGAAGCGGTGACCAACTTTTCTAATGATCCTCTGAAACCAAGTCCCTGTGAGTTCAGACCTGCTGTTACCTGTCCTGCAATAACATACCTATTGGCACTCTAACCTCTCCTAGAATCTCCTATAGGGATTCTCTCTGATGAGCATAGCTTCTCTTTTGTGATAGCTGATCATTGATGTGAGGTCAAATGTGGGGGTTTAAAAAGCTCACTCTAGGGAGTAAGAGGTACACATTATTATGTtcaaaataagctgcaaggatatattgtacaacatggggagtatagccaatattttataactgtaaatggagtataatcttagGAATGTGTCtcactacattgtacacctgtaaattttataatattgtacagcaactatacttgaatttaaaaaaaaaatctctcattcaATCACTATTCTAGTTTGAGGAACAAAGACTAAAGATCATTGAGATCCAAGAATTCGctaattcccgtcgtggcgcagtggttaacgaatccaactaggaaccatgaggttttgggttcgatccctggccttgctcagtgggttaaggatccggcgttgctgtgagctgtggtataggtcgcagacacggctcggatcccgagttgctgtggctctggtgtaggccggcggctgcggctgattggacccctagcctgggaatctccatatgccgtgggaagcggccctagaaataaggcaaaaaaaaaaaaaaaaaaaaaaaaagaatttgctgtCAGGTTCAATGACTGGAATGTACTTTTCCAGGCTGTATGGATCCCTGTAGAAAAGGACCCCTCAAAGATTATGGCTGCTGGTTTCTTCCAGAGGTGTCCTTCATCTTGGTCATTCAGTGCCAGGTTAGCTACTGAAGGTATTCCAGAGGTTACGTCCAGGTATGAAGTATGGGGCTCCCTGTAACTGTATATCAAATCGTTACTTTAGGGAAGGCATATGGTAGACTAGTTAAGTGTAGCAGTTCTGGAATCAGACTGCctaggtttaaatcctggctttaCAGCTTCCTGGCTATGTGGCTTTAGGTAACGACCTCtttatgtctcagttttctcatccataaagtgGCAAGAAGTAATAGTAATTAGCTCAAAGATTTGTTAAAAGAATCAAGTAAGATTATGCAtgtggggagctcccactgtggttcagaggtaacaaacctgactagtatccatgaggttttgggttcaatccttggccttgctcagtgggttaaagatccagtgtcgccatgagctgtggtgtaggtcacagacgtggcttggatctggcattgctgtggcataggctggcagctacagctccgattcaacccctagcctgggaacttccatatgccacgggtgcaaccgtaaaaagataaaaaaaatttatgcataTGGAGCATTTAatgtagtgcctggcacatagtaagctctCAAAACTGTTATCTGCTGTCATTATTATTAGACTGTTGTATATGATATCCCTGAACATAGGTTCATTATATACCATGGGAAATCCAACTTGGTGAATTTGGTCTGGG encodes the following:
- the CRP gene encoding C-reactive protein, coding for MEKQLWCFLVLISFSNAFGQSDLHKKAFVFPQESDNSYVSLKAQLKKPLKAFTVCLHIYSELASTRGYSVFSYATKKQPNEILIFWSKGRGYILGVRGTEVLFKSPENTAAPTHICASWESASGIAEFWVDGKPKVRKSLEKGASVEAEASIILGQEQDTFAGEYEKNQCLVGDIGDVNMWDYVLSPEEISTVYAGGTFSPNVLNWRALSYEMSGEVYVKPQLWP